CTGCAAAAATGGAAAGCATCCCTATTAATGCTGTTTTAACTGGGAATTTCACTTCTCCAAAAATTACAACTGACATTAAAACAGCGGTTACTAATTTGACAAATCAATTAGTTCAACAACAAAAAGAGCGACTAGTAAAACAAGGAACTTCTGCTTTGACTGATTTAATCAATAAAAATAAAAAACCTGGTGATACTACAAAAACAGTTATCCCAGTTACCAAAGAAGAAATTAAAACAAAAGCTACTGAACAAGTAAAAACGAAAGCTACCGATTTACTGAATGGTTTTTTTAATAAAAAGAAAAAAGTGGTCGATACAACCAAAGTAAATTAATTAAAAACCTTATTTGAACAGTAATGAAAAAGGGGAATCTCAGCATTGAGATTCCCCTTTTTCATTTCATTATACGATTTAATTTTAAACTAAAATCTTTACCACATATCCTTCAGAACTACGGATATTAAAAACAGTTCCATCTTCAAATAAAAGATACTGCCCTTTAATCCCTGTTAATTTCCCCTGAAAACTAGGCGTTTTGTCCAGACTTAAACTTTTCACTTTTGTGGGATATTCCAACACTGGATAATGCATTTCATACAAGTCATTTTTATTCAAAAAGAAATACTCATGAACCTCTTTTGGAATCAAATTTTCTAGTTTTAAACGTTCGGCAATTAAGTCTACATGTTCCACATTATTGGTAAGCATTTTACGCCAGTTGGTTTTATCAGCATAATAATTTTTCAGCGCTACCTCCGTAATTCCAGCTAAATAGCGATTAGGTACCTCAACAATTGAAATAGCTTCATTTGCTCCTTGGTCGATCCATCTTGTAGGTACTTGAGTTTTTCTTGTCACTCCTACTTTTACTTCACTAGACAAAGCCAAATAGACTATGTGGGGTTGCAACTGTACTTTCTCTTCATAGGCCAAATCCCTATCTTCAATTCCTAAATGTGCTGTACTTAATTCGGGTTTCATAATCCAATCCCCAACCGAAGCACTGGAATAAAAACAATCATAACAACATCCTTGTCTAAATATTTTTTTCTTCTTTCCACAATTCAAACATTGATACCCTACAAAGTCAATTTCAATTTTTTTATCTAATAATTGATTGACATTTAAAAAACCGTCCTCGAAAACTAAATAATATTGAATTGGATTTCCAAATTCAGTTTGCATTTTAGTAAGTACACCTTCGTATTGCATTAAGTTTAAAGTTTAAAGTTTGATGTTTGGCAAATTTTGTTATTTTTGGTAAAGTTATCATTCATAATGCTAATTTCATAACGCCAATTTTAAAAAATGCCATTAACTATAATCAATTCGTTTGCATCTTGGGTTTTAAAACAACGAATCCATCAGATAGAACTTTTCCTGAAATACCCAAATGAGGTTCAGGAGGAATTGCTTATGAATTTAATCCATTCTTCAAAGAACACCGTTCTAGGTAAAGATTATGATTTTGCATCAATAAACTCGTACGCTACTTTTAGCGAAAGAGTTCCGGTCACTTGTTACGAAGACATCAACCCCTTAATTGAACGAACCCGAAATGGAGAACAAAATTTATTTTGGGAAACGCCCATTAAATGGTTTGCAAAATCAAGCGGAACAACCAATGCAAAAAGCAAGTTCATTCCAGTAAGTAATGAGGCATTAGAAGATTGTCATTACAAAGGAAGTAAGGATTTATTATGCCTGTATTTAAACAACAATGAGAATTCAGAATTATTTTTAGGCAAAAGCCTTCGCCTTGGCGGGAGCTCTCAGATCTATGAAAACAACAGTAGTTTTTTTGGAGATTTATCTGCTATTTTGATTGAAAATATGCCTATTTGGGCAGAATTTAGTAGTACGCCTAGCAGCAAAATTTCGCTTATGAGTGAATGGGAAACTAAAATCGCAGCAATTATAAATGAAACTAAGAAAGAAAATGTAACCAGTTTTGCTGGTGTTCCATCCTGGATGTTGGTCTTAATGAATAAAATGCTAGAGGAAACAGGCAAAGGAAATCTATTTGAAATCTGGCCTAATCTTGAAGTGTATTTTCATGGAGGTGTTAATTTTGATCCATACCGCGAACAATACCAAAAAATTCTACCTAAAAAAGATTTTAAATATTACGAAATATACAATGCTTCCGAAGGCTTTTTTGCCATTCAAGATTTGAACAATTCTAGTGATTTGTTACTGATGTTGGATTATGGAATTTTTTATGAATTTATTCCAATGGACACCTTTGGGACTCCCAATCAAAAAACCATTCGATTGGCAGATGTTGAATTGTTTAAAAATTACGCCATTGTTATTACTACTAATTCTGGCTTGTGGCGTTACTTAATAGGTGATACGGTACGTTTCACATCTTTAAATCCGTACCGAATTCGAGTGACTGGCCGAACCAAACATCATATTAATGTTTTTGGTGAAGAATTGATGGTCGAGAATACGGATCAGGCCATTGCTAAAGCCTGTTGCATTACCCATTCTGAAATAGTTGATTATACTGTTGCTCCCATATTCATGGTTGATAAAGAAAAAGGAGCTCACGAATGGATGATAGAATTTAAGAGAAAACCTACTGATATGGTTCTTTTTCAGAAAGTATTGGATGAAACTTTACAGTCTTTAAATTCAGATTACGAAGCTAAAAGACACAATAACATGACGTTAAACCCGTTAGTAATTAATGTAGCTCGCGAAAATTTATTTTACGATTGGTTGAAAGACAGGCATAAATTGGGAGGGCAACATAAAATTCCTCGCTTGTCCAATCAGCGTGATTATTTAGAAGATTTAAAACAAATGCAGATTAAAGTGATCTACTAAAAATGAAAAAAGTCTTACTTTTATTAGTTAGTATTACCCTACTTGCCTCCTGCGGACCACACCGCATGCGATGTGGAGCCAGAGGAATATGCAAAGCTCCTCATCATCTAAAATCTATGGAAATTAAGAAGCATACCCTTGTTTTTAATGAGAATTAATTTTCATTTTCATCAAAATTCACCATCCAGTGAATTCCAAATTTATCCACAAACATTCCGAAATAAGCCCCCCAAAACGTTTTATTCATTGGCATAAAAGGATTCCCTCCCGCAGACAGTCCGTCAAACAATTTATCCGCTTCTTCTTTACTTTCAGCATTGATAGAAAGAGAAACATTTCCTCCAAAAACAACGGAGCCACTGGCTGAATTACTATCACTACCCATTAATACAGATCCTTTACCAATGGGCAAGGTAACATGCATTATTTTATTGGCATCTTCTTCAGATAGTGCTGGAGTAGTAGTATCGGAGGCTGGCATGTCTTTAAATTTTCCGACATAAGGAAATTCACCCCCAAATACTGATTGGTAAAATAAAAATGCTTCTTCGCAATTGCCATTAAAAATTAAATAAGGATTGATTGTTGCCATAATTCTATTTTTTTAAATTATTAAATTATCTACTTTTGAAGTTTTCCAAAATCCATATATAAAACATTCCAACGATGTCCATCTAAATCCGCGAAACCAAAGCCATACATCCATCCTTCATTTTCAGCAGGTTTAGAAAAAACAACACCTCCAGCATCAGTTACTTTTTTTGCCAATTCATTTACTTCTTTCTTACTTTCTGCATCTAACGAAATTAATATTTCCGAACTAGATTTAGTATTGGTAATCTTATTTTGTGAAAATTTACCAAAAACAGATTCCTCAAAAAGCATGACCACAAAATTTTTATCTCCTACTATCATACAAACCGAATGCGCTGTTTCATTTTTCTCATTAAAAGAAAAGCCTATTTTCTCAAAG
The Flavobacterium sp. WC2421 genome window above contains:
- a CDS encoding DUF2797 domain-containing protein — translated: MQYEGVLTKMQTEFGNPIQYYLVFEDGFLNVNQLLDKKIEIDFVGYQCLNCGKKKKIFRQGCCYDCFYSSASVGDWIMKPELSTAHLGIEDRDLAYEEKVQLQPHIVYLALSSEVKVGVTRKTQVPTRWIDQGANEAISIVEVPNRYLAGITEVALKNYYADKTNWRKMLTNNVEHVDLIAERLKLENLIPKEVHEYFFLNKNDLYEMHYPVLEYPTKVKSLSLDKTPSFQGKLTGIKGQYLLFEDGTVFNIRSSEGYVVKILV
- a CDS encoding GH3 auxin-responsive promoter family protein; translated protein: MPLTIINSFASWVLKQRIHQIELFLKYPNEVQEELLMNLIHSSKNTVLGKDYDFASINSYATFSERVPVTCYEDINPLIERTRNGEQNLFWETPIKWFAKSSGTTNAKSKFIPVSNEALEDCHYKGSKDLLCLYLNNNENSELFLGKSLRLGGSSQIYENNSSFFGDLSAILIENMPIWAEFSSTPSSKISLMSEWETKIAAIINETKKENVTSFAGVPSWMLVLMNKMLEETGKGNLFEIWPNLEVYFHGGVNFDPYREQYQKILPKKDFKYYEIYNASEGFFAIQDLNNSSDLLLMLDYGIFYEFIPMDTFGTPNQKTIRLADVELFKNYAIVITTNSGLWRYLIGDTVRFTSLNPYRIRVTGRTKHHINVFGEELMVENTDQAIAKACCITHSEIVDYTVAPIFMVDKEKGAHEWMIEFKRKPTDMVLFQKVLDETLQSLNSDYEAKRHNNMTLNPLVINVARENLFYDWLKDRHKLGGQHKIPRLSNQRDYLEDLKQMQIKVIY
- a CDS encoding VOC family protein; this encodes MATINPYLIFNGNCEEAFLFYQSVFGGEFPYVGKFKDMPASDTTTPALSEEDANKIMHVTLPIGKGSVLMGSDSNSASGSVVFGGNVSLSINAESKEEADKLFDGLSAGGNPFMPMNKTFWGAYFGMFVDKFGIHWMVNFDENEN
- a CDS encoding VOC family protein, giving the protein MTKQIWLNLPVKDVKKSKVFFEKIGFSFNEKNETAHSVCMIVGDKNFVVMLFEESVFGKFSQNKITNTKSSSEILISLDAESKKEVNELAKKVTDAGGVVFSKPAENEGWMYGFGFADLDGHRWNVLYMDFGKLQK